The following is a genomic window from Onychomys torridus chromosome 13, mOncTor1.1, whole genome shotgun sequence.
TTTAACATACCATGTTGAGACCCAGAAGATGATTAGTACCTATCAAATAGTTACtatggtgcatgccttcaatcaaTCCcctaagcactcaggaggcagaggcaggtgcttctctgtgaattcaaggccagcctggtctacaggcaaTTCTAGGAtagcaagagctacacagagaaaccctgtcttaaaaaaacaaaacaaaaacaaaaaacagcaaggTGTctaccagggctacatagtgggacttttgtctcaaaaagaaagaaaaaagatagttACTTAAGGGTTAGgtaaggtggctcagcagttaaaggcacttgAAGCAAAGCCTGataactgggttcaattcccaggccccacatgcCGGTAGGAGTAAACTGACTCCCATGTATAAGATGTCCCctgacctgcacatgcacatacccacatacataaacacaaaataaatttaaaacttctttaaaaaaattaacttaaactGACAATTGGATAATATATCCTTGCAAAACTTTCCTGTTAATACTGGTCAGAATGAAAAGTACAGCAACTGTCCCTGCACCTAGGCCCTgacgcatgctaggcaagccctcaaccactgaactacactTCTAGTCCATGCGTGTCTTTTTCAACTCATTTGTCATCTCTTGCCTAGTAGGACATCTATTTCCAATTCAAGGTGGAGTGGAACTCTCTAGAATCAAGAGGCTAAAGCCAGAATATAACTTCAGGCCTAGCATGTATAAGGTCCTGGTTCATCTAcaacacagaaataagaaaagagtgGTGCTCAATTGCAAAAACAGTATTTCCACACCCACGCCCATATTCATCTCTGACAGCACCTCAGGAAAAGCAACCCAAGTATGAGAAACACTCACTCACTTTGCCAGCTTCACGAGAGCCATTTTCTCCACATCTCCCACAGCATATGCTCTCCAATAACACTGCCAAAGAATAAACCAGTCACTTCTGACTACTGCCCATGTGCAACAACGAATCACATAAATGCTAAGAAATGCAGGCTGGCATGATACAGAGCATTTTTCCTAACTATGATAGGTCCAGGCTACATGTAGACATCCACACTGATAATCTCAGCCTACATTTCTTTTATCCGATGCACCTACAAAATATTCAGACATTGCTACACACATAGATCAGAataagggggtggggtggggtgaggtggaaaTCACAGCATATACAGCCCAACCTCCTCCTAAACAGGTTTCTGCTCAAATTCTCCAGGCCGGAACTTGAGGTACCTTTTTGGCTTCCACTAGTTGATTGAGTTTCTCATAACATTCTCCTAAGGCAACCAGCATACGAGAATCATTGGGACTATGAAAAAAGTAACAAATGGTTAGGGCAAAGACTTTACCAATACCCCAAGTCCTCAATTGAAAGATTAGTCTCTACTATTTCCAATCTATGGAAGGACTGTTCTTCAATCAATTAATTACTTTGTGTTCATAATTATCCTATAAACCCATTAGAAGAGACATTAAGTAAAAATGACTAGACCACGCCCTTTAGGTCAGACAGAGATGGTATCAGATGAACCCTTCCCACATAGTCAAGAAACCAACTTACCGCAGCTGGTGGGCCCGCCTataataataaaggcaataaaaCGGCATCTTAAGGATCTCATAGGTCTGCCCAAGGCCATACCAAGCTCTGTAATCTCTCTTGTTGACCTCAATGGCATGTCTAAGAAAGACAACACAGACAGAAACAGGGCAAAAGAATTAAGGATAGCAACACTAGGCTTAACAGAGGCTCCTGCTAACACCACAGTCCGTTCCAATCACCCCTCCCAACCCAACTAGAAGCTCACCGGTAAGCTTGGATAGCAGCAGATGTGTTTTTCATTTCCATGTACTCATGCCCCATCAAAGTCCAGGCCCCGAGATACCTAGGATTCAACTTTAGGGCTCTCTGGAAATATAAGGCTGCTTTCTCATGTTGGGAACGTAAGCTATAATAATTgcctgatttgaaaaaaaaaaaaaaaaaaaaagattcacagttaacacacacacacacacataaaaataaaggggcaggagagatgacttggtggtttaagaacactggctgctctttggcCTTGGAtttaaggcacttgccacccattcatcctgggttcaattcctagcacccacatggcagttcacatctacctgacaccctcttctggcctcctttgtACCAGGCATttacatacataattatatacatacaggcaaacactaatatacaaataaatccttaaaaataagtaaaaagaaacataaaaaatcaAAACCTGTTCCCTTCATTTCCTTATCTCATGTACATAAggcatttatatacatttttataatataagaATTTTCTACAGCATGCTTTAGATTGatgatttctatttatttgtttatttattattatttatttatttttggttttttaagacaggacttttcctgtctgtccttgatctctctctgtagaccaggctgtcctcaaacttggaggagatctatctgtctctgcccccccactcgcacacccccacccccccccccacccccagtactgGAAATAAAGGTaagcgccaccacacctggctggatttttgtttgtttagattagTGGTTCTAAACTATACATTTTAAACCTAAACTTCAAAAGAATttctcaaaagaattaaaaaggtaGAACTCTGAGCTTCTTAACCAAGATCACAGCATTCTATTACAACTGTTTGTGAAAGGATAAACTGATTTAGGATGCTGTAAAACCTACCTGTCTTACCATGAGTcatgaatggataagaaaaatatggtaggctgggcagtggtggtgcacgcctttaatcccagcacttgggaggcagaggcaagtagatctctgagttcaaggccagccagggctgttatacagagaaaccctgtcttgaaaaaaaactaaataaataataaataaataaaaagaagaaacacacaaacaaacaaatttaaatattttagatcCAAACAATGGGACCCAatccaggaagaaaaagaattactttAGATGCTATATTTgtaagtcttttttgtttttccaaacagggtttctctgtgtaggtttgttgCCTATCctcgatcttgctctgtagaccaggctggcctcgaactcagagatccgcctgcctctgcctcccagagtgctggaattgaaggcttgtgccaccaccgcccggctacatttGTAAGTCTTAAAAGCATGCGGGATGAATGGGTGGCAAatgccttaaatcctagcatttgggagggaaaggcaggcagagctctgagtttgaggtcactctggtctacagagtaagctctAGGCagccagaaaaaaaggaaggaaggaaggaaggaagaaagaaggaaggaaggagaaaaatgctAACTAAAAGAAATCAAGCAATAAGATTTTATTAACATTAAGTAGTATTCATTTACATAAAATTCCtataagagaaaaaagagaaaagaagaaaaaaaggaaaaaaaactccTATAAGAGGCAAAATTATGAACTGGACAGCGAACCAGTGGCCTGGGGCAGGGAAGGCATTGACTGAAAATTCTTGTGCTGATGAGTCAGAGTGTAAAGTCGCTGGCAGATTAAGttttgtggcttttgttttggtttggtttggtttttcgagatggggtttctccgcgtagctttgcaccattcctggaactccctttgtaaaccaggctggccttgaactcacagagatccgcctgcctctgcctcccgagtgctgggattaaaggtgtgcgccaccactgcccggcttgtgttttgttttttttaaagtctatccTACTGGGCCATTCTCTCCTAATTATGCTTATAAATCAAATTCAGTGATATTACCCTGTATTCATTTGTAGGTGTTCTAATAAAATTTTAGCGATGAAGCCTTTTAGAAAGTAATGCTCTTTCCTTGGTGTTGTTTTGGGGAGAGAGACCGGATTATCCTAAATGTGTCCCTCTCTCTGGGTGCCAGCTGAAGTTCCTGTCTTTACCCGACACCTGGATGAAAGAATTCTTCCTGGCTCATATATACACAGAATTGCAGCTGATAGAGGAGGCCTTGCAGAAGTATCAGCATCTCATTGATGTGGGCTTTTCCAAGAGCTCATACATCGTTTCCCAGATTGCAGTTGCCTATCACAATATCAGAGGTGGGTGAATATGATGCTGGGATGCTGGCGGATTTGGGGTGCAGTTAGTTGGGGTTTGAACTCTGCTTTCTTTTCGCAGATATCGACAAAGccctttctatttttaatgagCTGCGGAAACAAGATCCTTACAGGATTGAAAATATGGGACACATTCTCCAATCTTCTTTACGTCCGGGTAATTTGTTCCTCTTGATTGAGCTGGATGAAGCTCCTGGATCAGATATCATGTTTGCATTagctaaagaaaaaataagttgaGGGTGGTTTTTCCGGCTTACGtggtcttcctcttttttctccccAGAGCATGAAGTCTGAATTGAGTTACCTGGCCCATAACCTCTGTGAAATTGATAAATACCGAGTAGAAACATGCTGTGTAATTGGTGAGAGTTagccacttttatttcttttaatctatcaGGTTGCGACTGGGAGTTTggttcaatggtagagtgcttgcctaggccCCAGATTCATTCTCCAGCACTGGATTTACCTGCTTTNNNNNNNNNNNNNNNNNNNNNNNNNAAACAAGCTTTGAAAACGACTTAAGGTTAGACTTAGATGCTATTGTAAATAGCTTCGAGGTGAAAATTCCTAGGAAActatctaaagttttagaaaggcacatagctgAGTGAGGGACTCATTAAAGTCGGGGAACAAGGACAAAGCAGCCCCGTTATTCTtagctgatgtgcctttcttgctaggactggttgatgaccaaaggtgatgattaattccttgtacccatttctgcccttagCTTCCTGATACAGaaaactgttgatgagtgggtatgtgtCCTGAAGATTTAAAATAGagctatttctttttcatatacaaAAATTTAGGTTTGTTATTCTTTTAAGATTTCCTGTAAGATTCCCTTttaagataagtaataaaatgattgattctttctttgtaactgcaaaatacAGCCTGTCAGCAAAAGAACTGGCAGAGAAAATACCACGCTTGCTCACACTCTGTTAATCTGTAACAGGTTGCTtaggtatgaatgtatgtgggttcttgagacaacttgtttttcacctgtaatatgtaaaatgtttaatcatgtaagggatatggaaaacatgctgttgttttacttgtatttattgtaatcattcacttaaaaaatagaatgtaaccacactgtagtttttatattgcttgaaagattttgttggGATATGTaagctgtaaaggaaaataaatgccccggccagcggggtttcaatggggacgacccacctgtgggagcgaatgaaaggaacaggggacacgagagacgacagcaagacaggattctgatcaagctgcagattttattttcctctgcaaggcttatatagcataggaggggagggggcaggaaggagggaaggggaaaaggggcgtgcagaacatggaagggatGCAAGATGTGTGAgacagatcgtgcaactgcaagatgtcggctaaggtcactggtcaggggccttttattctgttgctaggctaacCTTTCTGCtgtgatgcactctgaaacctaGGAATGcatctcccaacattaaaaaagaatttaagctagttGGGCTTTCTGGGACTCAGttggttcttgtttttgttttttcagagctgaagaccgaacccagggccttgagcttgctaggcaagcgctctaccactgagctaaatcccaacccctcaattatttttcttaatcataAATCTCAGCCACAGTTTATATATAtggctcctcaagagaaactagCTGTTTGacatttccttgttttatttttatttatttatttatttgtttgtttatttattttttggtttttcaagacagggtttccctgtgtagctttgtgcctttcctgtagtccaggctggcctcaaactcacagagatccacctgcctccgcctcccgagtgctgggattaaaggcgtgtgccaccactgccggcttgttttatttttttatcctcCCCAGCAGCAGTTACATAGAGAACTGGGAGCTGTGGCTCCACATTTGTTACTTAATTACCTCCCCTCAGGGTTTCAGAAGAGAAGGATTTTATACAAGAGAATGGGCCACCAATCCAGTCATTTCAGCCTTGGAAAGATGAACTGTATAGATTGGTTtattataaagcaaatatttgaATTATCTCACCCTTTTGTGTTGCAAGAAATTTCTTGGTAATGAAATCATTTTGATGTATATAGTAGGAAACATCCAAGTTGGTAGTTGAAATGGCTATCtgcattttattaataaatgagaaaataggaCTTCTCAAAATCCGTTTTATtaacaatttatttaaaacagtttattggttttgtttggggataAGTCATATTTTCTAACTCAGTATTTAAGTACAAATTCTGTGGTATACTCTTGAATTTTATCACAGTTGAACATACATTATAAATCTATACTAGTTTATTCTAAGaactttaaaattctttcattaaatTATATTTGATGCATGACTAGTCACTCAGGAAGTTAAATAtctacatgtatatttttatataaaaagacaGTGTTGATGAAAATTATTCTTAGAGGAACAATGATGTTAATACATAGataaaatgacaaaatgtttCACTGCAAGGCttataaattttgaaattttgtttaacAAAACTTCGATGTTTCAAGATCCTGTTGCTCGTTCACTGCAaatcatttttaagaatttattctgTGAGAAATGTGGATCCTCTTTATACCACAGCATTTATACTATGTtcctttttaatatattaaatacataaaaagggaaaaaacgtACATAgtagccaggcggcggtggtgacgcacacctttaatctcagcactcaggaggcagagccaggtggatctctgtgtatttgaggccagcctggtctatagagtgagatccaggacaggcagaaaccctgtttcaaaaaacaaaaacaacaacaacaaaaaaattaaatttacaatGATGGGGGAGTCTGCcagagaagggaggaaatgatagaaagagacagtaagagacacaggacagctctgggagggccctgggtcaatacccagttgccttGAGGTTTAttacaaagggctttttatacaatgcCAAGGGATGAGGGAAAAGAcctcaagatcaaagcacaacatagtgtagacccttccaaatacctgctAATAACGCCAGTGGCCAAATCACCTCATTATCAGCCCTGCTGgggaaagcaagctcagattctctgactttGAGTAAGGTCTTaccaggaagcctctgtgggccaccacacaaTAACATACTTTACCTAAAATCAttttccagccttttttttttttttagacaaaagtCTTATGTTGCACAGTATGGTTTTGAACTCCTCCCAAAGTAGCCAAGAATAACTTTGAACTAatttttctgcctctacctcccaagtactgcaaTTATAGATatatgccaccatacttggctttaaaattttttattccatttatttacatatttatttatttacttagtgtgtgtgtgtgtgtgtgttgtgtgtgtgtgtgtgtatggtgtgtgtgtgtggtgtgtgtgtgtgtgtggttgtgtgtgtgtgtgtgtgtggtgtgtgtgtgtgatgtgtgtgtgtgtgtgtgtgtgtgtgtgtgtggtgtgtgtgtgtgtgtgatgtgtgtggtgtgtgtgtgtgtgagtgtgtggtgtgtgtggttgtgtgtgtgtgtgtgtgtggtgtgtgtgtgtggtgtgtgtgtggtgtgtgtgtgtgatgtgtgtgtgtgtgtgtgtgtgtgtgtgtgtgtgtgtgtggtgtgtgtgtgtggtgtgtgtctggaTGTGGAGctctgaggacaacttgtaaggagtggtttctcttctttggccatatgggtcctggggttGAACTTGGGTTGTCGGCTGTGGCAACAAGGACCTtaactcactgaaccatctctactGGTTTTGTGCCtgtctttgaaataattttaaagaaacttctctttgcagcagatagAGATTATTaaggaaaaccacaaccaatccaAAGGCAGAGGAGAAGAGCTCTGGTGTTACCCTGTCCCCCCTGATCCATCTACCGCACAATCCtactgcacctaaggctcagagaccatTGCAGAAGATCTCATCATATGTGATCACTGATCCTCTTGGCCTCCTGCAAAACAAGTATCATTATCTCCATATGACACAGTTGAGAACAACCTCAGATGACAATTTAGTTGAGGTGACCTCAAGGCCTCTACACCGAGTGTCCATAGTCTTCCactatctttttcttctttctttttttttttttctcaagacagggtttctctgggttttttgtttgtttgtttgtttgttgttggtggtggtggttttttgagacagggtttctctgtagaccaggctggcctcgaactcaaactcacagagatccttctggctctgcctcctgagtgctgggattaaaggcgtgggccaccattaCCTGgctagtattatttttaattttttattacatgtttaattgattgtgtgtgtttgtgggtacatgtgtgggtatgtgctgctgtggcacacttgtggaggtcagtggaaagcctttaggagtcagttctctccttccacctctcctccagggcctccATCTTCCCGGTGTAAAGGAACAGAGCAAACCAAGGTGACGCCATATTCCTTCCATCTCTGTTAAGCCCCAATTGCAGACTGGAGCCCAGTTTGCCTCTGAaaattggggtggggggtgacaaTGACTTTTTGGtttattaacagaaaataaatgctATCCTATGTCTGTCATTTCAGAacttggaagtagaggcaggaggaccaggagttcaaggtcatcctccattACAAAGCAAGTTGtagcccagcctgagctacatgagccCTGTCTCTATACACAAAAAGttcagaaattaaagaaaaggcaTCATAGCAGCTGGTTATTTTGTAGCATGCTGAGTGACTGGACTGAACACAAAGGACCGTAGTAACTGACCTCTCCTCCTTCTGGATGGAGGAGCAGACAGGGAAGGATATTGGGATCAGTAAGAACTAAATAtgaaggcaggcagtggtggtgcacacctttaatcccagcactcagcaagcaggcagaggccagtctggtgtgcaacaagagttcaaggtcagtcaggAATTCAAAGGGAgaacctgtcttttaaaaaagtggggggagagggatttagctcagtggtagagcgctaggcaagtgcaaggccctgggttcgatcctcagctccaaaaaagaaaaaagaagaaaaaaagaaaaagaaaaaagaaaggaaggaaggaagaaggaaagaagaaggaaggaagaaggaaggaagaaggaaggacagaaggaaggaaaagaggtggggagggaagaattaaaaatgagttcaaagaaagaaagaaaagaaagaattaaaaacgACTTCTAAATTTATACCTATAAAATGACAGAATACAGTAACAAAAGATCTTTAAAAGGAACAAAGTGgaacaaagaacaaatgaaagaaaaggaagagaaaggcaacGGGGTTAGCGTGGGGGAAAAGAAGGAAGCGGGCTGGATAATGgccagtagttaagagtacttggtgttcttgcagagggcctggtttggttcccagcacccacatggcctcCCACTCCAGGTCCATCCCAAGCTTTTCACATTGTGTTCCCGCTTTTTCAATTCACGTGTTGCTTCACTAGACGTTCCTCAGGTGTTTGCATCTGCTGTCCAGTGCACAAGGTTGATGGCCCCTAAGATCTTGAGCACGACCCCAGTGCCGTTTTCCTGCTGTAATCCTGGCTCCGGCCAGCAGGTGGAGCTCTTCCCTTCATCCCTCCTGCTTTTTAGCCTGCTGGATTAGAAATGCGTTAGCTCAAAAGATGCGTAGGCAAAGACACCTGAGAGCAATGTACAGTGGGAGCTGGCCGCTACCAGGAAGAACTCACTAAATCTAAACTCCATAAGGAAAGGAAGAACAGTCAGTTCCCGGCAAGTCACCTCTCTGTGTCACCGTCAGTGATATTTGGGCTGCTTAAttctttggagtgtgtgtgtgtgtgtgtgtgtgtgtgtgtgtgtgtgtgtgtgtgtatgtgtgtgtgttgtctattTATTCAATAACTACTTACCTACTCAAGAAGCTCTGGGAATAGATGAGCAAGATGAATCTGCATTTATGGACATAACTGAATTGTGAGGGAGAAAGACAGCAAACAGTCACATAAAGAACACGTTAGTAATAAGTTACAGGCCGAGAATGATGACTCTTGTCTAcactcccagcatttgggaggctgaagcaggctgtgaactggaggctagcctgggttctacagtaagttccagaccagcctgggatacagagtgagaccctgtctcaaaaagaagccagatgtggtgacatgtgattgtaatcctggcacttattagggtgtggaggcaggagttTAAGGTCttccaaaacaacaaccaaaaccaaaaccagctaTACTAGATGCCTGGAGGGGAAAGGGTGGGGGGGAATACAAGGGAGGCCAGTGCTGGGAGCAAAGTGGTCACAAGTCTTCTTTGTTATATGCTCCTTTATAGAGTGACTTTGTATCAAGAGGTGAGTCTGTTTATTGCCTTTGAATCTCCATTAACTCTGTGACTTGCTCTAACCAAGAGACTACACTGGCAGGGAGGGATGTCGGTTGCGAGCTGAGACCACGCAGCTTTGACCTTTGCCCTCTTGCTGCCCTACAGACACTACCTAAGCAGGTACCAGGTTAGCTTCTTAGCTTGGCCAGACATCTCTCTGTGCCTGCTTCCCCCACCATTCTGGCTGAGGCTCTGCAAGGTCCGCCAGCGTGCCAGCAGCAGGACAACTGACTGAAACACAGAAGTGACTCTGGGCAAGGCCGAGTCCATGGAAAAGTGAAGAATTCTGAGAACATGGTTGGAGCAGATTATTAGGCGGcaatataaaaaagacaggagacCGTAACTTGGCCCAGGGAAGGACACCAAGAAGGCTTTGCTGAAGAAATCAGGttcaaacaaaaacctgaaggaTAGGTAGGGGTCTGCCTGGTAGCATGGAGGGAGCATCCAGGCAGCAGAACCAACATCTTGAGTGCCTTGAGCTAAAAACAGATCACGTATGTCTAAGGACCCACATGGAGACTATGCGACCCAAGATGGTGTGAGGAGAGAGCTGAGCCCAACAATGACTTCCTACCCACTGCGTACCTCCATCCCCAACCCAGCCTTTAGGTTTTATCACATTGTGGAACATCAATGGGATGTGCCAACCATATGAATTTTATCCACTGTGTATGTTGAAGAATTTAAAAGTTGAAAATGGAGATCAATAGTAACCTGCTTCCCAGATGCCTGGGTGGGGTTAAGTCACTGTCTTCTGGGGATAAATGGTAAGAAGATGGTGAGGCAGCctgag
Proteins encoded in this region:
- the Cdc23 gene encoding cell division cycle protein 23 homolog, with amino-acid sequence MTHGKTGNYYSLRSQHEKAALYFQRALKLNPRYLGAWTLMGHEYMEMKNTSAAIQAYRHAIEVNKRDYRAWYGLGQTYEILKMPFYCLYYYRRAHQLRPNDSRMLVALGECYEKLNQLVEAKKCYWRAYAVGDVEKMALVKLAKLHEQLTESEQAAQCYIKYIQDIYSCGEVVEHLEESTAFRYLAQYYFKCKLWDEASTCAQKCCAFNDTREEGKALLRQILQLRNQGETASTDTPGTFFLPASLSANNTPTRRVSPLNLSSVTP
- the LOC118594995 gene encoding cell division cycle protein 23 homolog gives rise to the protein MKEFFLAHIYTELQLIEEALQKYQHLIDVGFSKSSYIVSQIAVAYHNIRDIDKALSIFNELRKQDPYRIENMGHILQSSLRPEHEV